In the Sarcophilus harrisii chromosome 3, mSarHar1.11, whole genome shotgun sequence genome, one interval contains:
- the CRYBA2 gene encoding beta-crystallin A2, protein MSGTLSQGSSPARLTLWEEENFQGRRCELMSECSSILELSGFRRVRSVKVESGAWVGFEYPDFQGQQFILEKGDYPRSTAWSGSSGYRTDQLLSFRPLLCANHSDSRVTLYEGENFQGCKFELSDDYPSLPAMGWASKDVGSLKVTSGAWVGYQYPGFRGYQYVLEQDRHSGEFRKYSEFGTQAHTNQLQSIRRVQH, encoded by the exons ATGAGCGGCACCCTGTCCCAGGGCTCCAGCCCAGCCCGCCTCACTCtctgggaggaagagaatttccAGGGCCGCCGCTGTGAGCTGATGAGCGAATGTTCCAGCATCCTAGAGCTTAGCGGCTTTCGCAGGGTGCGCTCTGTCAAGGTGGAAAGCGGCGC ATGGGTGGGCTTCGAATACCCGGATTTCCAGGGCCAGCAGTTCATCCTGGAGAAGGGCGACTATCCTCGATCTACTGCGTGGAGCGGCAGCAGCGGCTACCGAACCGACCAGCTTCTCTCCTTCCGGCCCCTGCTCTGCGCC AATCACAGTGACAGCCGAGTGACCCTTTATGAGGGTGAAAACTTCCAGGGATGCAAGTTTGAATTGAGTGATGACTATCCATCCCTGCCTGCCATGGGCTGGGCCAGCAAGGATGTGGGCTCCCTCAAAGTCACCTCAGGAGC ATGGGTAGGCTACCAATATCCTGGCTTCCGGGGCTACCAGTATGTATTGGAGCAGGACCGGCATAGTGGAGAGTTTCGAAAATACAGCGAGTTTGGTACCCAGGCCCATACCAACCAGCTGCAATCCATCCGAAGAGTCCAGCACTAG